Proteins found in one Abyssibius alkaniclasticus genomic segment:
- a CDS encoding tellurite resistance TerB family protein — MSEIPSENALISPQDALVAVMVAVSLSDETISTSELLSISRIVDHLPIFGDYDASRIKMISQTVFELFSEEEGLDALFGIVRDALPDDLNETAYAMACDVAASDGQIRPGEMRLLEEIRHELRIDRLHGAAIERGARARHMRWPHA; from the coding sequence ATGTCCGAAATACCATCAGAAAACGCGCTCATCTCGCCCCAGGACGCGCTTGTCGCGGTTATGGTTGCGGTTTCTTTGTCCGATGAAACGATCTCGACATCGGAACTGCTCTCGATCAGCCGCATTGTCGACCATCTGCCGATTTTTGGTGACTATGACGCCAGCCGCATCAAGATGATCAGCCAGACGGTGTTCGAACTGTTCTCCGAGGAAGAGGGCCTTGATGCGCTGTTCGGCATTGTGCGCGATGCCTTGCCCGATGATCTGAACGAAACCGCCTATGCAATGGCCTGCGATGTCGCCGCCTCCGATGGCCAGATCCGGCCCGGCGAAATGCGCTTGCTTGAGGAAATCCGCCACGAGCTGCGTATCGACCGGCTGCACGGCGCGGCCATCGAGCGTGGCGCGCGGGCCCGGCATATGCGCTGGCCGCACGCCTGA
- a CDS encoding lysine--tRNA ligase: MPAFRDAALNSKAWPFEEARRLVKRYETKPPEKGYVLFETGYGPSGLPHIGTFGEVARTTMIRRAFEVISDIPTRLICFSDDMDGMRKIPDNVPQPEMLRAHLQRPLTVVPDPFGKFESFGHHNNAMLRRFLDTFGFQYEFISATDFYKDGRFDEVLLRATERYDDLMKVMLASLREERQQTYSIFLPISPQSGRVLYVPLLDVNAKDGTITFNDEDGTETTLPVTGGNVKLQWKPDFGARWAALDVDFEMYGKDHSTNTPIYDKICEILGGRKPEHFTYELFLDQNGEKISKSKGNGLTIDEWLTYASPESLSYFMYQKPKTAKRMYFDVIPKSVDEYHHHLESLAGQDEAATANNPAWHIHGGQAPKNDMVVSYAMLLNLASVANAEDKETLWGFIRKYAPEASAETHPGLDAAAGYAVRYFKDFVKPAKVYRAPDEQERVALQDLAARLKSWAHGANAEDLQSLVFAVGRDNAFDPLRLWFKAIYEVLLGAEQGPRFGGFIALYGVEATIKLIEDALNGAFLPKP, translated from the coding sequence ATGCCCGCATTTCGTGACGCCGCCCTGAACAGCAAAGCCTGGCCCTTTGAAGAGGCGCGCCGGCTGGTGAAGCGTTACGAGACCAAGCCGCCCGAAAAGGGCTATGTGCTGTTTGAAACCGGCTACGGCCCCTCCGGCCTGCCGCATATCGGCACGTTTGGCGAAGTGGCGCGCACCACGATGATCCGCCGGGCCTTCGAGGTGATTTCGGACATTCCCACGCGGCTGATCTGTTTTTCGGACGATATGGACGGGATGCGCAAGATCCCCGACAATGTGCCCCAGCCCGAAATGCTGCGCGCGCATTTGCAGCGCCCGCTGACCGTGGTGCCCGACCCGTTCGGCAAGTTTGAAAGCTTCGGCCACCACAACAACGCCATGCTGCGCCGGTTTCTGGATACGTTCGGCTTTCAGTATGAGTTCATCAGCGCGACCGATTTTTACAAGGATGGCAGGTTCGACGAGGTGCTGTTGCGCGCCACCGAACGCTATGACGATCTGATGAAGGTCATGCTGGCCAGCCTGCGCGAGGAACGCCAGCAGACCTATTCGATCTTTTTGCCGATTTCGCCACAATCGGGCCGCGTTTTGTATGTGCCGCTGCTGGATGTGAATGCCAAGGATGGCACGATTACCTTTAACGACGAGGATGGCACTGAGACCACGCTGCCGGTGACCGGCGGCAATGTGAAATTGCAGTGGAAGCCCGATTTTGGCGCGCGCTGGGCGGCTTTGGATGTCGATTTCGAGATGTATGGCAAGGACCATTCCACCAACACGCCGATTTATGACAAGATTTGCGAGATTCTGGGCGGGCGCAAGCCGGAGCATTTCACCTATGAGTTGTTCCTCGACCAGAATGGCGAGAAAATCAGCAAATCCAAGGGCAACGGGCTGACGATTGATGAATGGCTGACCTATGCCAGCCCGGAAAGCCTGTCGTATTTCATGTATCAAAAGCCCAAAACCGCCAAGCGGATGTATTTTGACGTGATCCCGAAATCGGTTGATGAATACCACCACCATCTGGAAAGCCTTGCTGGGCAGGATGAGGCGGCGACGGCGAACAATCCGGCATGGCATATTCATGGCGGGCAGGCGCCCAAGAATGACATGGTCGTGTCTTACGCGATGCTGCTGAACCTCGCCTCGGTCGCCAATGCCGAAGACAAGGAAACGCTGTGGGGGTTCATCCGGAAATATGCGCCAGAGGCGAGTGCCGAAACCCATCCGGGGCTGGATGCGGCGGCGGGCTATGCGGTGCGCTACTTCAAGGATTTCGTGAAACCCGCCAAGGTCTATCGCGCGCCGGATGAGCAGGAGCGGGTGGCCTTGCAGGATTTGGCCGCGCGGCTGAAAAGCTGGGCGCATGGGGCCAATGCCGAAGACCTGCAAAGCCTTGTCTTTGCCGTGGGCCGCGACAATGCATTCGACCCGCTGCGCCTGTGGTTCAAGGCGATTTACGAGGTGCTTCTGGGTGCCGAGCAAGGCCCGCGCTTTGGCGGTTTCATCGCGCTTTATGGTGTTGAGGCGACGATAAAGCTGATCGAGGATGCACTAAACGGTGCGTTTTTGCCCAAGCCCTAG
- a CDS encoding DUF6691 family protein: MRNLTSLASGLLFGLGLILSDMVNPDRVRAFLDIFGAWDPTLAFVMGGAIVVSAAGWIIARRRSAALFGGAMPPPPSPTIDRELIGGSALFGIGWGMIGLCPGPVVAALAFAPWQVPLFMLAMLLGMWLYNQRQSLMMRAQA, translated from the coding sequence ATGCGTAACCTCACCTCACTGGCTTCGGGCCTGCTGTTCGGTCTCGGCCTCATCCTGTCCGATATGGTCAACCCCGACCGCGTGCGCGCCTTTCTCGATATTTTCGGCGCATGGGATCCAACGCTTGCCTTTGTCATGGGTGGGGCGATTGTGGTGTCGGCGGCTGGCTGGATCATTGCACGACGCCGTTCTGCCGCACTCTTCGGCGGTGCCATGCCCCCGCCCCCCAGCCCGACGATCGATCGTGAACTGATCGGCGGCTCGGCGCTGTTCGGCATCGGTTGGGGAATGATCGGCCTGTGCCCCGGCCCGGTGGTTGCCGCGCTGGCCTTCGCGCCCTGGCAGGTGCCGCTTTTCATGCTGGCCATGCTGCTTGGCATGTGGCTTTACAACCAGCGCCAAAGCCTCATGATGCGCGCCCAAGCCTAG
- a CDS encoding YeeE/YedE family protein yields the protein MNPDWVNATLGGLMIGASAALLLLGNGRIAGISGLLGNALNLTRSPAQTERYMFLIGLLAAPLLYWPFAPLPALGMTTSIPLILVAGLLVGFGVRMGSGCTSGHGVCGTARLSRRSIAAMITFMATGIGTVALMNLF from the coding sequence ATGAATCCGGATTGGGTAAATGCCACCTTGGGTGGGCTGATGATTGGGGCCTCGGCAGCCCTATTGTTGCTGGGCAACGGCCGCATTGCGGGCATAAGCGGCCTGTTGGGCAATGCGCTCAACCTCACACGCTCGCCCGCCCAGACCGAGCGTTACATGTTCCTGATCGGCCTTCTTGCGGCGCCGTTGCTGTATTGGCCCTTCGCCCCCCTGCCCGCACTCGGCATGACAACCAGCATTCCACTTATCCTTGTGGCGGGTTTGCTGGTTGGCTTTGGTGTGCGCATGGGGTCGGGTTGCACATCGGGCCACGGGGTTTGCGGCACGGCGCGGCTGTCGCGCCGTTCCATCGCTGCAATGATCACCTTCATGGCAACCGGTATCGGCACCGTTGCACTTATGAACCTGTTTTAG
- a CDS encoding glycosyl hydrolase family 28-related protein, with the protein MNKAITDGIDFMPPAFIDGLDDWSREDGTPGTNTYVGAADAALVASDPDFGPCLELQKTESVQRLRYMGEVPILPGVYLRVRARIKVMSGLFPSIRVAGWAGSAVGAHVTGLDETGPEILPATYGRIYEVSAIVGTGNRTGVDMQWGGSAVYGHFGIDLLGSNGGIVRVESIEIEDVTSVFHRNLMGWVDVRDYGAVGDGVTDDTLAFEAADADANGRELVVSPGVYFLGQTVTISSRCRFEGRVVMPSNRRLQLTNRFDLPIYIDAFGDEVEGLKRALAALFNFSGHESLDMKGRRVQLTAPLDLAAIAGKTGYANRRAIRNGQLEAEASPAWDTVTTVSTANWSVTTPDELTNVANIENIAIGALVSGNGMGREVYVKAKNEVAGTLTLSQKLINPSSTQSYTFQRFQYILDCSGFSDLSRFQVDDIEFLCFYNASGILLPKYGASWHIRDCWFTKPKDRGIASFDAGCFAINIDHCQFISTEYDTLAQERKTIAISLNSNDVRIRNNHAIRFRHFAFLSSALCIISGNHFWQGDNTASRNPTAGIVFTDRRSNSTLVSNYIDNCYIEVTNEHSPLQNGDANSPTFGDLIMTGNMFVAADVPNWFTFLRIMPYGTNHRLSGINMTHNTFNVFDGSQIDRVESLNLSNGSIDHSASEDIVFEYNVFNGVTRRTQNPAFVEVAQPTALAAWPYDHAQIVPFGGRVLSASSITALGPIQNAANVAQFGAPYVSVNQGAAGQAVAINWATAVKGRVALQLRSDRTI; encoded by the coding sequence ATGAATAAAGCAATTACCGATGGTATTGATTTCATGCCGCCCGCCTTTATTGACGGGCTTGACGATTGGTCGCGCGAGGACGGAACCCCCGGCACCAACACCTATGTGGGCGCCGCCGATGCCGCCCTTGTGGCCAGCGATCCGGATTTCGGCCCCTGCCTTGAGCTGCAAAAAACCGAAAGCGTGCAGCGCCTGCGCTATATGGGCGAAGTGCCGATCCTGCCGGGCGTCTATCTGCGCGTGCGGGCGCGTATCAAGGTGATGAGCGGGCTGTTCCCCTCGATCCGGGTCGCGGGCTGGGCGGGCTCGGCGGTTGGTGCGCATGTCACCGGACTGGATGAGACCGGGCCCGAAATTTTGCCCGCAACCTATGGCCGCATTTACGAGGTCAGCGCGATTGTCGGCACCGGCAACCGCACGGGCGTTGATATGCAATGGGGCGGTTCGGCGGTTTACGGGCATTTCGGCATTGACCTTTTGGGCAGCAATGGCGGGATTGTGCGGGTTGAATCCATCGAGATTGAAGATGTCACCTCGGTCTTTCATCGCAACCTGATGGGCTGGGTCGATGTGCGCGATTACGGCGCCGTGGGCGATGGCGTGACCGATGACACGCTGGCCTTTGAGGCCGCCGATGCCGATGCGAATGGGCGCGAGCTGGTGGTGTCACCCGGTGTTTACTTTCTGGGCCAGACCGTAACGATAAGCTCGCGCTGCCGCTTTGAAGGCCGTGTGGTGATGCCAAGCAACAGACGGCTTCAACTGACCAACCGCTTCGATTTGCCGATCTACATCGATGCCTTTGGCGACGAGGTCGAAGGGCTGAAGCGCGCGCTTGCCGCGCTGTTCAACTTCTCGGGCCATGAATCGCTTGATATGAAGGGGCGGCGCGTGCAACTGACCGCACCGCTGGACCTGGCGGCGATTGCCGGAAAAACCGGCTATGCCAACCGCCGGGCCATTCGAAACGGCCAGCTTGAGGCAGAGGCATCGCCCGCCTGGGATACGGTCACAACGGTTTCGACGGCCAACTGGTCGGTGACAACGCCCGATGAGCTGACCAATGTGGCCAATATCGAAAACATCGCCATTGGCGCGCTGGTAAGCGGCAACGGCATGGGGCGCGAAGTGTATGTAAAGGCCAAGAACGAGGTGGCCGGCACGCTGACCCTGTCGCAAAAGCTGATCAACCCCAGCTCGACCCAAAGCTACACCTTCCAGCGGTTCCAGTATATTCTGGATTGCTCGGGCTTTTCGGACCTGTCGCGCTTTCAGGTCGACGATATCGAGTTCCTGTGCTTTTACAATGCCAGCGGGATTCTGCTGCCGAAATATGGCGCAAGCTGGCATATCCGCGATTGCTGGTTTACCAAACCGAAAGACCGGGGCATTGCCTCGTTCGATGCGGGCTGCTTTGCAATCAACATCGATCATTGCCAGTTTATTTCGACCGAATACGACACGCTGGCGCAAGAGCGCAAAACCATTGCAATTTCGCTGAACAGCAATGATGTGCGCATTCGCAACAACCATGCCATCCGGTTCAGGCATTTCGCATTTCTGTCGAGCGCGCTGTGCATCATTTCGGGCAACCATTTCTGGCAGGGCGACAATACGGCATCGCGCAACCCGACCGCCGGGATTGTGTTTACCGACCGGCGATCGAACTCGACGCTGGTGTCAAACTATATCGACAATTGCTATATCGAGGTGACGAACGAGCATTCGCCGCTTCAGAACGGCGATGCCAACAGCCCGACTTTCGGCGATCTGATAATGACCGGGAACATGTTCGTGGCCGCCGATGTGCCCAACTGGTTTACCTTTCTGCGCATCATGCCCTATGGCACCAACCACCGGCTGAGCGGGATCAACATGACGCATAACACGTTCAATGTGTTCGATGGCTCGCAGATCGACAGGGTGGAATCGCTCAACCTGTCCAATGGCAGCATTGACCATTCGGCCAGTGAAGACATTGTTTTTGAATATAATGTCTTCAACGGCGTGACCCGGCGCACGCAGAACCCGGCCTTTGTGGAAGTGGCCCAGCCTACGGCATTGGCGGCCTGGCCCTATGATCATGCCCAGATCGTGCCATTTGGCGGGCGGGTGCTTTCGGCCAGCAGCATAACCGCGCTTGGCCCCATTCAGAACGCGGCCAATGTGGCACAGTTCGGCGCGCCTTATGTGAGTGTCAACCAGGGGGCGGCCGGGCAGGCGGTGGCGATCAACTGGGCGACGGCGGTCAAGGGCAGGGTGGCATTGCAGCTGCGCAGCGACCGCACGATATAG